The Flavobacteriales bacterium genomic sequence GAACTTTCCATTCCACCAGCAGAAGATGGCGGTTTCCGATTAGAGAAGAACGCGCTGCATATTTGGCCTAGGGGCGGCTATATGCTCATTGCGCTTCCAAATCTGGACGGCAGTTTTACCGTTACGCTGTTCCTTTCTTTCGAAGGAAAATATGCTTTCGAAAATCTGAACACAGAAAAGGAAGTACTCGATTTCTTTCAGGAGGTTTTTCCAGATGTGGTACCGCACATGCCAACGCTTGTAGATGATTTCTTCGGCAATCCGACCTCATCGCTTTGTACCGTTCGTTGTTTCCCATGGAAATACAAGGACAAGGCATTGATCTTTGGCGATGCATCGCATGCCATTGTTCCGTTCTACGGACAAGGAATGGTTTCGGGATTTGAGGATTGCTATGTTTTTGACCAACTGGCCGATGACCTTTGGAATGAAAAAGAACAACTCTTCCAGCAATTTCAAGAAAGCCGTAAACCAGATGTTGATGCCATTGCCGATCTTGCTTTGCGCAACTTCATTGAAATGCGCGATTCTGTTGCCGACCCCAAATTCCTATTGAGGAAGAAGATAGAGAAGGCGATCAACGAAAAGCATCCCGAAAAATGGGTTCCATTATATAGTATGGTGACCTTCTCAGAAATGCGCTATTCAGAAGCCCTTGCCCGCGGAAAAGAACAGGACAAGGTCATGGAAGAGATTCTCTCTTGGGATGGAATAGAAGCCAATTGGGCCGAAGAATCTGTCTTTAAAAAGATTGAAGTGCTGGCAACCAACTAGGGCCTAAACAGTCTTTATTCCAACCCGACCGAACAGTGCAACAGAAACGTAATTTCGGGACATCCAATACCCCACAATGAGCTCTTTCAACCCCTTATTAAGAGTGGCCTTTTTGGCTTTACTTATTGCAATCATTCATTCGCCTAAAAAGGTTGAAGCGCAAGGTTGCCTCAATGCTGATTTCGAAAGCGGCAACTTTACTGGCTGGACAGGAACTTGGGGAGATGGCGTTTGTACCAGTTCTCTGTTTGGTATTTGTCTTGCCTCAGCCCCAGATCCTTTCCAATACAACGGCCTCAATCAAGGCACCAACAACCAAGCGGCTGACGCGACTCCCGAAAAGAACCATTTCATTATGACAGGAGGGAATGATGCAATCGTTGGAGCGGGATTACCTGTTGTGTTCCAAGGCAATTACTCTATGCGTTTGGGAAATGCCCAAGCCGAAGATGGTGGCGAAAGCATCAGTTATTCCTTCTTAGTGAACAACTCAAACGTGAATTTCACTTATCACTATGCAGTTGTTCTCAATGCTGGCTCTCACTCTTCAGGCGAGCAGCCTTAC encodes the following:
- a CDS encoding FAD-dependent monooxygenase, whose amino-acid sequence is MEKQIIIGAGLVGSLHAVYLAKRGVNVEIYERRPDMRKTEISAGRSINLAISHRGLKALDRVGLKEKVLKMVIPMPGRMIHDMEGSTNFQPYGKEGQHINSVSRGGLNALLMDEAERLGVKIHFNMRCTNMNLEAGKATFRNELSGEATEVIADNIYGTDGAFSEVRHAMMMTDRFDYSQTYLKHGYKELSIPPAEDGGFRLEKNALHIWPRGGYMLIALPNLDGSFTVTLFLSFEGKYAFENLNTEKEVLDFFQEVFPDVVPHMPTLVDDFFGNPTSSLCTVRCFPWKYKDKALIFGDASHAIVPFYGQGMVSGFEDCYVFDQLADDLWNEKEQLFQQFQESRKPDVDAIADLALRNFIEMRDSVADPKFLLRKKIEKAINEKHPEKWVPLYSMVTFSEMRYSEALARGKEQDKVMEEILSWDGIEANWAEESVFKKIEVLATN